DNA sequence from the Centroberyx gerrardi isolate f3 chromosome 22, fCenGer3.hap1.cur.20231027, whole genome shotgun sequence genome:
ttgggtccccagcaatacacccgccaagtgtgaagtcgatcggacgaacggttctcaagatatgcgaaggacacacacacacacacacactcacagacagagattccttgctttatagtgtGATGATTAATTAgtaaaaaatccccaaaatccCAATTTAATCAATTTTCTATTCAGTCTGCAACACCACTAAATACTGAAAAAGTcaaaggggttgaatactttctgaaggcattgtaaagtgctatgcagaaaaacaaaatacagacacaaatacagataaaacCAATAGATTTCTGCTTTTTGTTGCTTTCATaatataagatgaaactttaatgatccatgTGTGGAAATTTGGAAATATGGGTAATAATTCTAAAGTTTGTAATACCATCCTCATTCCCGAGTGACTTGCAGAGTACGCTATGTAAGACTAGAACTGGACTATACAGTGTGTAGTGCTCCAGCTGGGATCGCCTCTCCTTGTGCCTGCAGGTCTGTTCTGGGTCATCCCCTGGCTGGACGTCATCCAGAAAGTGGATCTGCGAACCGTCTCCTTCAACATCCCTCCACAAGAGGTCAGCAGCGGCTCTGCACATACAGCACATGGATTGTGATTCATGGGATGTGAAAAAATGTGCTATCATGCTTTTAAACTTTGTTAACTAACCCTgctagctctctctttctttttgatGCCCTTccattattatttttcacataTCATCATCACCAAACCCTCTGCTGCGTCTCCCCAGGTCCTGACCGCAGACTGGGTGTCGTTAAAGGTAGACGCTGTCATGTTCTACCGGGTGGTGGACCCGGCCCTCTGGGCGACGCGGGTGGAAAACGGCTACCTGGCCACACACACGCTGGCCCAGACCACGCTGAGGGCCACGatgggcgcacacacactcctacacatcCTGACACAGAGGAAGAGCGTCGCACAGAGAATAGAGGTGAGTGGGATACTGGCACAGCAAGGCTTGTGACAGGAaaaaccactgtgtgtgtgtgtgtgtgtgtgtgtgtgtgttttgtaagtGTACACATTTACCGGTTGCCAATTGCAAGGTGGATGTGTACATTTACTGGACAATGCGTATCTTTAGATGGAAGCaacagggcttatgggaaatgtagtcttaatgtggagaaacactagaactaacagtaatactggtgtgagatagaggcgaccgaTCGTTTCCATCAtgctcccattggtttacagtcattataccaaggtaccataattcattttaaaatgatataTTGGTGTTTAAAATGCGACGTGTAGCTCATTTTAATGTGCTTGGTGGTGTTTGATTTGTTCTCCAGGAGGTCCTGTATGCCTCGTCCAGGGTGTGGGGCGTTCAGGTGGAGCGGGTGGAGCTGAAGGACCTGACACTCCCCCTCAACCTGCAGCGCTGCATGgctgctgaggctgaggctgccAGGGAGGCCAGggctaaggtacacacacacacacacacacacacacacactcagaagctgggcagtctgtctgtcaggtgcTGCTGCTCAGCTTTAGCCTGTGCAGCTTTACAGATTTGTGTTGTGGCTGATGACCATGATCAGGCCTTGATCACTCCCTGACAAGCTGTGCTGCTCTGCCCACTTGCCTGGTGAAATGggggttaacacacacacacacacacacacacacacacacacaaacacacatgagcATGTCTGCACTCCTGCCATCTGTTTCATTTAGCCTGCACACTGTAGGTTAAGAAAGTCCCAGCAAACATTGTGATGTTGGATAGGTGTCAGCCTGCACACTGAAAACCAGTTTAAATACAGCACCAAAGTGAAAGTTGAGAGAATGACCGTAGTCGTCCAGAATATCTTCCTAATAGCAGtttaaaacagtttccaaagctgtttgaatatgaatgtttactgtgccataaaatcatattgtgaaaatgttgaaatgttggaaatgcttgtttgggttgagaCTAACCAATTTCATGGTTTcttgtctgtttcttttctgtgtttAGAAGCTTGTAATTCATAACTGTAAAGAGATATCAAGTTGGTGTTCTCAGGGTATAAACAATAGACATTACACAGTATACACTGCAAATTTCATTGAATTCGGAGCATCCGGTCCGTAATTACATGGTGTTATGCGACCCTTGCCTCCTTAATCAAGATTGTTTTCAGCACCCTCAGATTTTTTGTGGTTTGTCCACTGATTTAATGCCttttacaataaaatattttcattcatcAGTTCCTTCAAGGGGACACTTCACAGATTTAGGAAATCATGTTTGTGCTACTATAAGCTCATCTACACTTGTCTGTGTTTAAGAAGTCTAAAAccgtctttctctgtgtctcagaTGATTGTGGCGGAGGGGGAGGTGAAGGCGTCCCGTGTCCTAAAGGAGGCGGCGGCGGGACTTAACCCCGTGGCTCTGCAGCTGCGCTACCTGCAGTCGCTGTCCTCCGTCTCCAGCGAAGCCTCCACCCTGGTCTTCCCCTGTCCCAAGGAGCTCCTGCACTCCTTCGTCTGCTAACTGTCCCAGCTGAGGTCTCCGGTGGGGGAAGGAAAGGTagactgagaaaaaaaagcaaaccaAAGGAACAAAATAAGCAACAAACCCTCCTGTGCCAACTGTTCATTAATTTGTTAAATCTGTCATTGGCATCCTGTGTGGCTTTTGTTGACGTGACCCTGCATGGATTTGCTGTTTTTATTCTACGGTTAAGAATACCACAGGTATTAAATGTTGGTGTTTTAgctggtgtttgtgtttttatattttatgtcaCTGTTCTAATTGACACACAGCAGTAACAgtacattttgtgctgatttttaaatatataattgCATATCAAATGCTTAATTACACTGTTAATAAAAGAGACCTTTAACCAGCTGCCTGATAGCCAGGTGATTTGTGAGCCAAGTACATTTGTTGGAAACCAGTGACTCTATGATAAGAGGCTTTAGTCATAACCGGTTACAACACTAAACCCTTTAACTTCCAGGTAATTAATGCAAAGGATTTTGAGCATTATTAGATACTATAATATGTGTAATCCCCTAAATACTTTGTAGTGCTGGGGGGGGAAATACATGAAGGTGaaccaggtggagaaaaacCTATCTTTGAATCCAATAACGGCCCGAGACCAAGACGAGTCCGAGTCAAAATAAGACAGAAACCGAGACAAGCCCAATGGTGGATTTCTTTTCCATCTAAATCAGCCCACAGCACCATTAATCCATACttcagtgttagtgccttgctctactcaCTGAGCCACAATCCCTTCAGGACCACTGGGAGTTGAGATGTATATAcgttcattcactcattcatcctCTCTGcccgcttattcctattcagggtcatcaggggctggagtctatcccagcatgcatttgggAAACACTCTGGACAGGTCAGTTTAgcgtctccaatccacctgacttgtctttggactgtgggaggaaactagaggaaacccacgcaaagaggggggaaaacatTACAAACTCCATGCAGAAGCTTGAGCCTGAGTCCATGCTGCAACTTTCAGAGACTTCAGAGACCACGATGTAACCGAGATAACGGTGTTTTCTCGAAACCCCCGACCCCAGCACGACAGCAGAGTTGGTGCTTCCTGTCATAACCGATAACGGAGCCCACGGCGTCAGCTACTGGTTATGTGTCAGGGGATCATCCTTTCATCATTACCTAAGGCTCCAGTTTGACAGAGACATAAATATTTCCAGGTTCATCGGTTTAGCTGTGGTTATCTAATCAGCTGAAGACACTAATGATAGAACATCCGACCCTCTGACCTTCTGACCTTCTGTCACCCAGCAGCGAGGGGCTGGACAGCTGCAACAGCCTGAGGTTACAGGCTGAAggtgttttagatcgctgaaacattttctgctattaaactccattttAGCTGCACCGAAAATATTTCAACGGGACATCAcatcgtctacgattggccagctatccacaggaataagaaaaatacaccaaacaacaaaatagacctAGAAATGCAAAGtgcatcgccaatagctgtttttaggGTGGATCTTTCCTTTAATGGACTTTGAAAATGTGCACATAAATCTACTTTTTCATTCTCAGTTCAGTCTCAAAGCAGCGATACAgtgttgtgatatttttaggAGAAACTTCTGGCAAATCAGAAACAGAAGTTGAACTACTGGATGACCTGAGGACATGAGGAGAGCAGATCTGACAGCTGAAGCTCATGGTCAGATTCAGTCAGCGGTTTCTTTGCCCAGAGGTTAGAGCagaggcttgtgactggaaggttgtcGGTTTGAATCCTGGATTGggttggaaaatgaatgagaaacactctgcCCTCCTACAACCACTGTTGatttgcccttgagcaaggcatttagaccagtggttctcaacctgggggttggGACTACCCAGGGGGCCACAAAATTATTCTGGGGGGgttgcaagatgatttatgggacaggaaaaactatacaaatttattatgtactttttttcttgttaaatACTGAATAGTTGTCAGCCTCTCGGCCTCCTCTGATAGTCAAATGAAACGACCTGACTagggaaaatcattttttggttGAACTATAGTCCACTCTGTGTCACGAGCCAAaaagattgagaaccactggaccaGTGGAGCAGAAGACTGAGGTTTCCAAGGTTCCTACACAAGTCTGGAAAGTCTGTAATGTATGGAAAATATTTTGGTCATTTCTAGGTCTTAataagtttggaaattgcacaaaaggTTTGGAAAAGTGTGGACAAATGTAATTGTACTGTCCTGATGTCCTTAGATTTACACCAAAATCTTCAATCAAATCAAGAAATTAAagtctggaaaaagtctggaattCTGAAATTGACACTGTGTAGGAAGTCTGGTTTTTACTGCTCAGTGTTCAGGGGTGaaggtgtgtgactgtgtgtgaagACGGGCGATGCTGAAAAActgcatgcatgctcagtctgTCACTTCTTCTCTGTTCACTGTTTATTAATAAGGATCCCCAACAGTatcagctattcttcctggggtcccattaaaacacaaaatacatccaaaacatgcacaaagtttaaaaccaggatacaataaaataaaaaataagggCCACACTGGACTACAGCATGAAACACAAGTAGAAATATCAATAAGTCACATGTGTACAGTAAACAATGATTCTTACATATCAAAAGGCTGGATAAACAGAAATCCATCACTCATTTTATAATCTCTCCTGCCCagtcctcacctccctctctgatGCGTTATCCAGTcgccaagtcatgtgactgatGAGGGGGCGTGGCCTAAAGGATAAGCTCTTTAACTGGCAGAACAGCGTGACCTTACAGTGACTCCTCACCTGCCAGGCACTATCCAGTCCTGGTCCAGGTCAGCAGCCAGagaccctgcacacacacacacacacacacacacacacacacacacatagacacatgcacGTAATACACACATAAAGGTCCCCTTACAAACATATAGCCAAATTCCTAAaatacactgaaacactgaatacatgtcacgttttggaatgaaaatggaaaaatgtaaagatatatgaaacttcaatacaaaaaaatcaGTCTCGGGCTTCAAAAATCTAAAGAGTACAAGTTCTTAAAAAGTTTTCATGTCAGAATCCCCCAGATACATGCAAACTGGGCCACAGACTCCCTGCTGATGAGGTTTTTGTTGTTGGATGTGATCTGGTGCAGAACTGGAGAAGTGTTGATCCTGcaggaggggagatgagagTCCAGGAGGGAAACTTCTCATCACAGCTGTCACTCCTGTAACGTTTTCCCTCTGTGTCTTATCTCCAATTAGGAAATAACAGTTAACACAACTTGTtggtacaaatacatttttccaagTTCTGTGATCAGTTTGCTGCTGTGCAACTGCCAAGGGACTCACATTTATTCGCATAACTGAAACTGAGTAGATTTTTTGTGTACTGAAGTcagttattttatttactgtatgCTTTGGCTGAAGTGCTTTGTACTTTGTttgtactttgctacattttaaatcacatttgttACAGAAGACACATTTTGTaagctctccataagcattgtaTCTGATTGTACAGATTGTGCAGATTTTTTAATGCATGCTTTACTTTATGTGCTTAATTTTGTTTCTAAGTTTTTAATTAACAGAACCTTGATTGAACTCTTCTCATTGTTTTAGCATTGCAAGAGAAAGATCACATGTAACGATGTTCTCTTTTGCAAAAgtgcattttaaattagctatcttttagttttacttcagtagatttttacaagcGTATTGTGTCTTcttctactcaagtaaaattGAACAAAGTAACACTAGTCTACCTGTACTTGTTCAGGATGTtgtagtactctttccacccctggtGACTGGTATATTTGCAGCAGTTACACTCCTGTGTGTCTTTATTTAGTGCAATACATGCTAACTCTCAACCACATTTACTGTGTGTTTGATCATTTTAGCATCATCTCAACACTGTTCTGCACTAGATCCTggacacacagaggtgaaaaAACAGCTACCGATAAATTGATCAGAGGTCATTTGACAAAAAGTCCTGATTCCTAAGTAAGTAGATTCCCAGTGAGTCGTCTACATTATGATCCTCACTGGGCTTACAAGTGGACCGGTCTGGCTCCTGTGTGGCATTTCACCAGGCACACGACCTTCGGCGCAGTTTTATTGCGTTTGAAGTGACTGAAGCTGTACTCAGCACATGCAGTAAATTACATGTGTTTATCTCCGTACTGTAGGTTGATGTCAGTGAGTACAGGGCAGAGCAGGGCTGGGTGCCGTGCGGTCAGAGCCGGAGGAGCTATTAATAACCAGCGCTGGTGTGGTTCCAACATTTGCCGCCGCACACTAACCCGCAATCATGCTTCACTCTCCCTATTCAATGATTAGGACCGGTCCACATGCTACATGAGGGCCACCTACTACTTACCAGGGATTTCTATTTTCATCTTTGGAAATATACCAGCTCTacgtatatatttttttttctcagttatAGCTTGTGTAACTGTAAAATGTAACTTAACCTTTCtcctgctgtatgtgtgtgtaggtcagtAAACTGCATTGACTAGAACTGGAAAATGATATTTTTTCtgagtggtaatctgtgagatccttGCTTTTAtgatttagtctccatctttgttgttcagcctcactgtggtgtttctgctctgcacttcccacagatcacctgtcaatcaaacggtgtgggcggagcttggattctctgttgatgcagtttgagtttctcttttccttgtctgttcagtcatggtggctatcactgctcatgctaactacacgCGCTGCGTTCACGTGCTGGTGGGAgagtccgacatccgggacttccaagtgggctgctaaacagcgttgctttcacctgctattttgtcggaaaatcaaacccggaagacaaacaATGAACAAGCATCCTCTTTTACAAGCTTTTTGGgtaattcccaaacttttcaagacctggaaattatcCAGACCTTCCAAACCCTGCtacctctatctctttctcctctcttcattaATCtgctcacctcctctcctcagtaGCTGTTGTCCTTTTCTGTCGACTACCTTCCTtcgcctctccccccccccccccccccccccgcaagATGAAATGGATCGGCACCGGTCCGTCCATCCAtcacgcacaatatctcagacgccACTGATCACGTTTTGATAAAACTTCAGGGAATGATGTGTGTCATTGCTCCATTAcagcaatttccaaattgcactgattggtcTAAAATGCTTGATtgagcatgtttgtgttttttatagtaaacaaaaaacatcatttTCCAAATCcgattttatgtgttttgtgtgtttttgggtcCAATATGTTGATACAGTATgtcaaagtgaaaaaataattgTCAGGTCATATAGGTGATGTGGTGCTGAAAAAAAAGATACCAAACATTGGCATGGTAAACATTTTTTAAtgtggtatatatatataaaggcAAAATCAAAACTATTCAAAAACGGCCAAAATAGCCCAAGACTCCTAAGGGCTAAGGGCGGCACTACAGCGTTTGTGTACGTGTTGATTTAGCCAAAACTTGGGGGagtgatgcatctcaccgctgcactCCACCATTCAAAATGACACAGACTGGCCCAAGAGGGAACTACAGTTACGGAGACATATttgttcctgattggcccagacggGGGAGgaagacatgtttactgttgctttgTTAGTTAATTTCTTTActactcttcctccttccttacctctgctcctccctctggTTTAATCCCTCCCTCTCggtctctccatccttctccaaGTGATCCTTAGTGTAAGTGGGATGCCGCCtctgctcccctccctccttcactccctcactccttcactccctcactcGTTCGCTCAATCCCTCCTTCAGTCTGCAGGACTTGtagagctgctggtctctctctctctcacacacacacacactgagctgccACTGGTCTTGtttcgctcctctctctctctctctctctgtccgtctctctctctccagttgtTGGAAGGATGCTGTCCTGGAGACTCCTGGGTCTGGTGGGCTTACTCATGCTCTGCAAAGGTAACGCAAACTCTGTCATCTctgagtgtttgtctgtctggttCTCATACAAATTAGGACTTGTTGCTGTTGAGAAAGCTCGAATCTGTCGGTCAGCCCTTCTGCTTACTGTCTTATCTTATCCTTATTGCTGAGTGAAATTGATTTTGTGAGAGATACTTTTGTTTGAATGCAAGAGGTAAAAAGTAAAAGGATCACAGCTTGCCATGCGTCTCCTCTCCGACTTAATGAACCAAGATAAAAATAACTTGTTCTACTCCAAATACCCACAAACACGcaatctgtgtctgtgtgtgtgtgtgtgtgtgtgtgtgtgtgtctgtgtgtgtgtgtgagaccacagacagaaacagctcAGTGAGGTGAAGGAAGGAACAGATTATTTCAAGTTCCCCCCCCCATCTGCTCCAATTTGAGCGATGAGGTCCAAGTCCGATGGAAAAGCCGCTCTGTCTCCGTCTGCTTGCTTCAGTCTGGTCGAGTAGAATTGACTACAGGTCTTTATtgatttatacacacacacacacacacacacacacacacacacacaaagacaacctCTATGTCCATCATCAGCCATTAGTTtacctctgtatgtgtgtaggaGGCTGGATTGGGGCCATTTCCCCCCATTGGCTCCGCCCTCCTAGTGTGATTGACAGCCATAATCACCTCTTgtgttcggtgtgtgtgtgtgtgtgtgtgtgtgtgggaagggggGGATGAGGTGCTTTTTTATAGCAGCCTGATCCTATTGAGGGCAGTGTAGGACTGTGTGCTAATTACAGAGCATGGATCACCACCGCTAAAGACATGTAGCCCTGATGCTAAAAGCTAATGTGTCTCTGAATGCATCTAATGTTAGCAAGGAAGGCAAATTTggctagtacacacacacacacacacacacacacacacacacaggctaccaATACACACTAAACTGCCTTTAGACTAGATCCCATACAGGCTTTAGTCAGTTTAAACAGGATAAAGCGATCCTGTCTATCCTGAACCGTAACTTAATCCTCGCATCACAGAGCTAAAGAGGCGTTTAGCTCGCATGCACCGTCACGTACTgggaaaccagactgaactgATCCCAGTGTTTCCAGTCAGACAGAGTGAACCATCAACgctcacctttgacctctgacctggcgCCAAAGAGGAGACTGtggtgaggggagggaggacgaggggagggaggacagggggagggggggggggagaactAGGTGAGAGGGGGAAACATTTAAGCTAACATTAAAGACCATGCTAAGGTGTTTTAAGTGCACCCACATCTTTTTATTTAGATTCTGGGCTCTTTTGTTGTAATTCAGTACCTGTTCTTTCATAGATCTCTGGCACTACTTTAAGTAAAGATGGTGGTTCACAAAAATCTTTGCAGAAAATTGGCATGGATGAACACAAGGACAGCATTTGTTTATATGGCAGTAGCCCACAAAAGGAATCAGGTGTGATCCCCCTTTAGAGTCGATTCCTCAACACCAATAAGCGTTCAATACATTCCTGGTCTTGTTTATGCTTCagtgacccttgacctcttcaTATTCTTTGTGCCCTGTTGGGTTATGTTTGTTCATGTGGCTCAactgtcctctgtctgtctgtctgaagggACAGATGAGTTGTTTACTCATCACTGTCTACAATAACAACTGAACAGTAACTATAAACTGTTCAGAGCAATGCTGCAATGTAATGCTTTCATGAACTGTGTATAAGTTAAATCATTATTGTGTGAGTAGcagaacagacatttatttatatgaaaatgacacagatttcacatattttaaagctgcactacacaagatttttatgtaaaaatacacccgtcttatcaacctaaatcacaaagtggggctgcgaCATCTCCACTAATTGCGACGCTGTAGATTTGTCTTATTCGTGACTTAATCTTGAGACCGAAATACTAGAAAGCAGCaagtgagcgctccgtccagagaaagctggactcaccaaccttagatcttctcctctctcgcctctttggtttcctttggtataaaacatcacagaccggccgcttggtgaacatgagcgagctgtgtgacgtttactgacctcaccttagAGGATTTCTGGATATTGAAGTCCTCTAATTTTAAACGGTTTCCTCTTGCTGctatttggagccgccaacgtgcaaagttgccaagtgcagctttaaactctTGTTCTCTAACGCAAAATTTCTTCCCCTTGCTGAAATGAATCGACCCTCTGATGCGTGTTGTGTGTCCAGgccaggaggagagcagggcgGACGAGTCCTGCGACAACTTCACCGACCTGGATCTGTCCCACTGCTTCATGGGTACCAGCCTGTACGTGCGGCTGCTGCTCTACACCCGCTCCAACCTGAACTGCGGCCGCGAGCTGAGCCACCACCGCCTGTCCTCGCAGCCGCTCTTCGACCTGTCCCGCCCCACCGCCTTCGTCATCCACGGCTACCGGCCCACCGGAGCGCCGCCCATCTGGATCGACCACATCGTTCGCCTGCTGGCGGAGCAGGAGGACATGAACGTGGTGGTGGTGGACTGGAACAAGGGCGCCGCCAACCTCAACTACTTCATCGCCGTGGCCAACACACGGCAGGCCGCGCACAACCTGACCGGCTTCATCACGACCATGCAGGtgggacgtgtgtgtgtttgtaacaggTATAAGCATATCTGAGAATGAGATGGAgaaatagatgtgtgtgtgatatatagagagagagagagtgtctttTGGACAACCTAACCGGCTTAATTATGTCTCTCTATAATATGGGAGGTGGAGGATAGGGTTGTGAgctgtgtgcatgagagagagagcagaaagatgaaagagaagaaTGAGAATACACTGTGTACCTTCAGTGGTAACATTGAGTTTtgcctggtgtgtgtctgcaggaggagggagcCTCTCTGAGCTCGGTGCACCTCATCGGCGTCAGTCTGGGAGCTCATCTGGCCGGGTTCGTGGGAGCAAACCTGAAGGGGAAGATCGGCCGCATCACAGGTGAGGGAACATGgaggaaaacagagcagaatgaGGTGGTAGAGGAGcaatgatggggggggggggggggggggggtggcagaAAAGGAAAGAGTTTAAAGCAGAGATTTTCAGGGTAAAgagcggagccaaagaactacaGTTTAAGAGAGCGCCttgccttaaaggaatagttcacccaaaaatgaaaattcagtctactcaccctcatggcagtcgaaacacaggtgaagtttgttaaaAAAGCACAACTCCAGAAACCTTCTCCGAAACAACTGAAGTCggtggggaccggttctttagagttacaaaaaaagcaaaaagtgaccataaaattactccatgcagctcatgcagcataatccaagtcttctgaagctaaacgatcgcacagtgagtggaaaagacctttatttagcacaaatcttcactacagccgtTGTTTTACCTCCAGGTTTGGACCCGGCGGGGCCGATGTTCACCGGAGCGATGCCAGACGACAGGCTGGACCCCTCGGACGCCATGTTCGTAGACGTCCTGCACACCGACATGAACTGTGAGCATCTGAATCGCTATCGCTGTGTCCTAAAAGAGCAATAGGGATTTGGGATTTTGCTAaaaatttcatcagtctggatttcagtggagagttttagtgtcccatcatggtctaaatgctatttcagaagcttttccaccctgacgagaaGAAAATGTCCAGCtaagtttgtttttaaaatggagATGTCAGTTTTAGACTCTGTCCTGCCTCAGTTTGTGCTAACATCATATTACAGAGATGAAACCTTTACAGAAACTGTTTACAGCAGTTAGATG
Encoded proteins:
- the LOC139915696 gene encoding stomatin; this translates as MTGLNKVGVEDESDAEGGKHTDTDGRPGRGVSECVGTVLTLLSLLLILTTFPLSVWSCVKVVQEYERAVVFRLGRVIKGRAKGPGLFWVIPWLDVIQKVDLRTVSFNIPPQEVLTADWVSLKVDAVMFYRVVDPALWATRVENGYLATHTLAQTTLRATMGAHTLLHILTQRKSVAQRIEEVLYASSRVWGVQVERVELKDLTLPLNLQRCMAAEAEAAREARAKMIVAEGEVKASRVLKEAAAGLNPVALQLRYLQSLSSVSSEASTLVFPCPKELLHSFVC